The following proteins come from a genomic window of Gossypium raimondii isolate GPD5lz chromosome 5, ASM2569854v1, whole genome shotgun sequence:
- the LOC105770740 gene encoding adenine phosphoribosyltransferase 5, whose product MFAAENGLKGDPRLQAISDAIRVVPHFPKPGIMFQDITTLLLDHKAFKDTVDIFVDRYRDMDISVVAGVEARGFMFGPSIALAIGAKFVPLRKPRKLPGEVIAEAYDLEYGSDCLEMHVGAVQPGERVIVIDDLVATGGTLSAAIRLLERVGAQVVECACVIGLREVKGQRRLNGKPLYILVEPREIDGCY is encoded by the exons ATGTTCGCAGCGGAGAATGGACTCAAAGGGGACCCGAGGCTACAAGCCATATCTGACGCCATTAGAGTGGTTCCTCACTTCCCAAAAccag GGATTATGTTCCAAGACATAACAACGTTGTTGCTGGATCACAAAGCGTTCAAGGATACCGTCGACATATTTGTCGATCGCTACAGAGACATGGATATATCTGTCGTTGCGG GAGTTGAAGCAAGAGGATTCATGTTCGGTCCATCAATTGCCTTAGCCATTGGTGCAAAGTTCGTTCCTCTGAGAAAACCCAGGAAGTTGCCAG GTGAAGTAATTGCTGAAGCTTATGACTTGGAGTATGGAAGTGACTGCTTAGAGATGCACGTTGGTGCTGTTCAGCCTGGTGAACGTGTTATAGTAATTGATGATTTGGTAGCAACGGGGGGAACTCTGTCAGCTGCCATAAGACTCTTAG AACGCGTTGGTGCTCAAGTGGTCGAGTGTGCATGTGTTATTGGACTCCGCGAGGTCAAG GGGCAACGTAGACTTAATGGAAAGCCACTTTATATTCTTGTGGAGCCACGTGAGATAGATGGATGTTATTAa
- the LOC105769622 gene encoding E3 ubiquitin-protein ligase KEG, producing the protein MAGKVVDALSASFSEYDFIEGDDEQLRTVVSASNLRIPRIDPSVLKLRHRIGRGPFGDVWLATYHRSTNEYDHQYHEVAIKMLYPVKQDDMRTLLDKFDDLYSKCQGVNNICSFQGISIIGGKICIVMKFYEGSIGDKMTRRKGGKLPLPNILRYGINLAQGILELHSQGILVLNLKPFNFLLNETDQAVLGDIGIPYLLLGIRLPSSDMTHRLGTPNYMAPEQWQPEIRGPISFETDSWGFACSIVEMLTGIVPWHGKSADEIYDLVVRKQEKPLIPSGLPPAVEKVLLGCFEYDFRSRPLMKDILHVFKSSENGGEDDGRWTDLGSTIVSDRKHSTTGYTEWFLSKDHLLVGDTVRSRKPSNSCKPENMDVPEGNVVGVEYSTDRDGFVLVKVHGIHDPLRVNVSTLERVTFGLAAGDWVRLKEEDKRHSPVGILHSIDRDGNVAVGFIGLETLWKGSSSQFQMAETCCIGQFVKLKSNVLSPRFAWPRKGGGMWATGKICWILPNGCLVVKFPGRLTFGEELGDFLADPAEVEVVSFKNCPGVVKKYQHLEDFHWAVRPLLIALGLFTAMKMGSFVGKRIGRSKAKRLSSVIHNDVQHMDHAGSGNPAWLPPPVANILFGEGAAR; encoded by the exons ATGGCTGGGAAAGTCGTTGACGCTCTGTCCGCCAGTTTCTCCGAGTATGACTTCATTGAAGGTGATGATGAGCAACTTAGAACCGTGGTTTCAGCTTCGAATCTGAGAATTCCAAGGATTGACCCTTCAGTATTGAAACTTAGGCATAGAATTGGGAGGGGGCCTTTTGGCGATGTTTGGTTAGCAACTTATCATCGTTCGACTAACGAATATGATCATCAGTACCATGAAGTTGCCATCAAGATGCTCTATCCAGTTAAGCAGGATGATATGAGGACTTTGCTGGATAAGTTTGATGATTTATATTCCAAGTGCCAAGGTGTGAATAATATTTGTTCTTTTCAGGGAATTTCTATTATAGGTGGAAAG ATATgtattgttatgaaattttatgaggGATCCATTGGTGATAAAATGACTCGCCGTAAGGGAGGAAAGCTTCCGTTGCCTAACATTTTGAG GTATGGGATCAATTTAGCGCAAGGGATTTTGGAACTGCACTCACAAGGGATTTTGGTTCTGAACCTTAAACCTTTTAACTTTCTTCTTAATGAAACTGACCAAGCTGTTCTAGGGGATATTGGTATTCCATATCTACTACTAGGAATTCGATTGCCCAGCTCAGATATGACACACAGGCTTGGAACCCCCAATTACATGGCTCCAGAACAGTGGCAACCAGAAATAAGAGGTCCAATATCATTTGAGACTGATTCATGGGGATTCGCATGCAGCATTGTGGAGATGCTCACTGGTATTGTTCCTTGGCATGGGAAATCAGCTGATGAAATTTATGACCTGGTTGTCAGAAAACAGGAGAAACCACTTATTCCTAGTGGTCTTCCCCCTGCAGTTGAGAAAGTTCTTCTTGGCTGCTTCGAGTATGACTTCAGAAGCCGCCCTTTAATGAAAGACATATTGCATGTGTTTAAAAG CTCAGAGAATGGAGGTGAAGATGATGGGCGTTGGACAGATCTTGGGAGCACAATCGTATCAGACAGAAAACATAGCACCACTGGCTACACAGAGTGGTTTCTTTCAAAGGATCATTTGCTAGTGGGTGACACAGTGCGTTCCAGAAAGCCATCTAACTCCTGCAAACCTGAAAATATGGATGTCCCAGAAGGAAATGTGGTGGGTGTAGAATATAGCACCGATCGAGATGGTTTTGTTTTGGTGAAGGTTCATGGCATTCACGACCCGTTAAGAGTTAATGTTTCGACACTGGAGAGGGTTACTTTTGGCTTAGCAGCTGGGGACTGGGTACGTTTGAAGGAGGAAGACAAAAGGCACTCGCCAGTGGGTATTCTTCATTCCATTGACCGTGATGGAAATGTTGCTGTTGGGTTCATAGGATTAGAAACTCTTTGGAAGGGAAGTTCTTCACAATTTCAGATGGCGGAAACTTGCTGCATTGGTCAGTTTGTTAAGCTGAAATCTAATGTGCTTAGTCCGCGCTTTGCTTGGCCTCGCAAAGGAGGAGGTATGTGGGCTACTGGGAAAATTTGCTGGATCCTACCAAACGGATGCCTTGTTGTCAAGTTCCCAGGTAGATTAACTTTCGGAGAGGAACTCGGTGATTTTTTGGCTGATCCAGCTGAAGTGGAAGTGGTTTCCTTTAAGAATTGTCCAGGAGTGGTGAAAAAGTATCAACATCTCGAGGATTTTCACTGGGCTGTGAGGCCACTCCTGATTGCATTGGGTCTATTTACAGCAATGAAGATGGGATCATTTGTTGGAAAGAGAATTGGGAGGTCAAAAGCGAAGCGACTGAGCAGTGTGATTCATAATGATGTCCAACATATGGATCATGCAGGCAGTGGCAACCCAGCATGGCTTCCACCTCCCGTGGCAAATATTCTTTTTGGGGAAGGTGCTGCTCGATAG